From Armatimonadia bacterium:
CGTGGTCCTGTGCTCCCGGCATCCCTACGACCACCTCGACCAGATCCAGGCCGTGGCGGAAGCGGGGTGTCATATCTACTGCGAGAAGCCGATCACTGCCAACCTGCAGGAAGCCGACCGGATCGTCGAGATCGTCGAGCGGACGGGGATTCGCCTCTGCATGGCGCATCCCGCCCGGTACGCTCTGCCCTTCCGAGCCATGAAGGCCATGGTCGAGGCCGGAGAGATCGGGCAGCCCATCACAGTCTTCGGCAGAGGCAAGGATGACCACCGCGGCGGCGGGGAGGACCTGATCGTCCTCGGCACCCACATCCTGGACCTGGAGACCTTCTTCTTTGGTGCGCCGGAATACGTCTACGCGGAGGTCACCGTCGACGGACGTGCCATCGTCAGGGGCGACAGAAGCCAGACCGTCGAGCCGATCGGCCCGGCGGCGGGCGACGACATCTTCGCCTACTTCCGTTTCCCCGGCGGCGTGCGTGGGGTCTTCGAGAGCAAGCGCGGGCTCTTTGGCAAGACGAGCGAGGACGTACACATGGGGGTAACCGTAGCCGGGACCGAGGGAGCCCTGTCGATGCGTTTCAACGACGGCGGTGCACCCCAGTCGCAACTCCGCATCAGCAGGCAGGCCGGTTCCTTGGAGTACGGCGCCTGTTTTGAGGAACTGCCGCTCACCGAGGACCGTGTCATCCCCGGTGCCGAGCCGCTGGACTACTCCCTGTGCGGCCAGCGGGACATCCCGGGCGCGAGGTTCATCCTGGAGGGCAACCGCTTCGCCGTCTGGGACCTGATGCGCTCTATCGAGGAGAACCGGGACCCCGTCGCCAACGTGTACAGCGCCCGGCTCGCGCTGGAGATGATCTACGGGATCTACGCCGCGCACCTATCCAGGGGTATGGTCAGCTTCCCGCTCGCAGACAGAACGCACCCTCTCGGCGATCCCGAGGAGGGCCTAGGCGAGCAAGCCTGAGATGACCTCTTGAGTCCGGCACCCTACAGGCTCCGCACGAAATCCAGCACCTCGTCGGCGTGCTGATCGACCTTCACCTTCGGGTAGATCTTCCGCACCGTGCCCGACTTGTCAATCACAAAGGTCGTCCGCACGATCCCCATGTACGTCTTCCCGTACATGCTCTTCTCCTGCCACACTCCATACTTCGTGGCCACCGTGGCCCCCGGGTCACTGAGAAGTGGGAAGTTCAGTTCATGCTTGGCGACGAACTTGCCGTGGGAAGTCAGGTCGTCGGTGCTGACACCCAGGACCACTGCCCCGGCGTCCTCGAACTCCTTCCGCAGGTCGCGGAAGCTGCAAGCCTCCTTGGTGCAGCCCGAGGTCAGGTCCTTGGGGTAGAAGTACAGCACGACGTGTGACTTGTCCTTGAAGTCCTTGAGGCTGATCTTGCCGCCCGTGCTGGCCTCGAGCGAGAACGCCGGCGCCTTCTTCCCTTCTGCGATCTCGGCCATGGTTGCTCGACCTCCTTGTGGAGTATGGGGCACGCCACAGACCTGTCAGACGCCTGGATGCCGGTTGCCTCCGTCTAGTCGCCAAAGAACTCGTAGTACAGGGCTCGTACGGCATCATCACAGCGTTCCTGCATCACCCCGAACACGATGCTGATCTCCGAGGAGCCCTGGTTGATCATCTCGATGTTGACGCCGGCGCCAGCCAGGGCCTTTGCGGCACGAGCCGTGATTCCCACCGTGTGCCTCATGCCCTCGCCGACGATTACCACGAGGCCGAAGCCGCGCTCCACGGTTACGTCGTCGGGGTTCAGCTCCGCGATGATCCGCTGCTTGACCCGCTCCTCGACGAGGTCGGTGAACTCCGCTTCCCTCAGGATTACCGAGATGTCGTCAATCCCCGACGGGGCGTGCTCCCAGGACAGACCCTCTTCTTCGACGATCTCCAGCAGCTTCCGCCCGATGCCGCGCTCACGATTCATCAGGTACTTGCGCACGAAGACAATGCAGAACTCACGGTCGGCAGCGACACCTGCCACAACCCCCGGCGAGCACTCGCGCTCTCCGACGATTCGGGTGCCTGGCGCCTGCGGGTTGTTGGTGTTGCGGATCCGTACCGGCACACCGACCTGCGCGACCGGCTCCAGCGCTTCGTCGTTGAAGACGCTGAAGCCCGTGTACGAGAGCTCTCGCATCTCGCGGTAGGTGAGACACTCGATCGGCTTCGCATGGGGGACGATCCTCGGGTCCACCACGCCGACCGAGTCCACATCGGTGAAGTTCTCGTACTCCTCGGCGCCGACCGCCCGGGCAAGAATCGAGCCGGTGATATCGGAGCCGCCACGTGGGAAGGTAGCGACTGCCCCGCTCCGAGTGCGGCCAAAGAACCCCGGGAACACCACTACTCCCGGCTCGTCACGAAGCACCTTCAGGTTCTCGTAGGACTCCGGCAGGACGCGCGCATTCCCCGGCTCGTCGCTCAGCAGCAGACCAACCTCGCGCGGGTTCACGTAATGCGCACCCTCGATGCCCAGCTTGACGAAGGCCTGGGCGACGATCTGGGCGCTGTAGTCCTCGCCCGCTGCCTTGACGGTGTCCATGAAGCGCCCGCGGTCCGTGCCATCGCTCTGAAGCCGCTGTTGCAGGTCCTGGCGAATGCCGTCGACGACCGCCTGTGGCAGATCAAGGTCGGCGCGGATCTCCTCGAAGCGCTGGACCACCGCATCGAAGGCCGGTCCCGGATTGCCCATGGCAAGCTGGTTCTCGGCGCAAGCGATCAGTAGATCCGTAACCTTGCTATCTTCCTTGAACCGCTTCCCGGGAGCCGACACGACGATGATGCGCCGCTCCGGATCCTCCTTCACGATCTGGGCAACCTTGGTGATCTGTTCCGCCGAGGCGAGGGAAGTGCCGCCGAATTTCGCTACCTTCATTGTGCTCTCTCCATCAAGGCCGATGGCCCGTCAGGGCAACGCAAGGTCGCTCCGGGTCGGGTCACCGTAGTGCAGTGGGTTCGCAGGTTGTGCCACCAGTCATCCCGCTTGGCTCAGTCGCCGCCGTTCAGACCGGCTCAGAAGGTCTTGCCGTCGAGCATCGCCAGGAGGCGGGCGACGTAGGCGGCATTGTACTCGACACTCTCTTCGTTCTCAATGCCCGCTGCCACCGCGTCGGTCCTCTTCAGTGCCGTGAAGGCGCAGGTGAAGCCCTCCTCGGGCGGAATCCTGGCGCTGCCCCCGAGTGCCTTGATCGCTACGAAGGGTTTCTTGATCTCGTTGATCACCCGCACGGCCGGGGCGTAGTCGCAGTAGACTCCGACGAAGTTCAGTGGCATGGCGTAGAACTCCGCGTCGTAGCCCCGTTGCTCGGCAACCTCGATGATCTGTGGTCTGTGGCTGCCAAGTCCCGGCACGCAGCCACGCTCCCGGATCCGCGCCAGCCACGGGACGACCTGCTCCATATGGTCCTGGCCGTCAAGGACGACGGCGCCCACGTAGTTGTAGTTGAAGCAACTGTCGACCTGTCCGCCCTGGATATAGATGGCGAAGGCGCCCTGGTCTGCGAGCTTGTCTATGACCTCCAGTTGGCGGGCCAGGGGGCCGTGAGTGTAGGCGATCCAGTGCGGAGCCTTGCCAACGCGCTTCTCACACAGAACTCGGGCCTGGTGCAGCGTTCCCTCGTCGTCGTAGTTGCCGGCCATCGTGTTGATGCCGCACTCCAGGCACTTCTCCAGGAGCTGGGCGATCCGGTCCGGCGTCATCACCTTCCGCTGCCAGGCATTGTGAGCCGGTGAACGGTAGGAGTACCCCAGAAAGGGGTTCGACCCGCAAATGAGACGGCTGACCTCAACTTCGCCCAGGCGCATCGTCGGCAGCACAGCCATTGTAGACCTCCTCCAAGCCTTGCTTCTGTAAGGGTTATATCGCCCAGTCCGTCTCCTCTTGTTCCAGCCGCTCCAGGGCCTCACGCAAGGCCCTGGTATCGTCGCCCGACAAGGACGGGTTGGCCTCCAGCAAGGTGAAGGCATCCTCGCGGGCCTGCACTAGCGTGGGTGTGTCGGCAATCAGGTCGGCCATCCGCAGGTCTGGGAGACCGCTCTGCCGTGTTCCCGCCAACTCCCCCGGACCGCGTCGCCGCAGGTCCTCTTCCGCAACTTCGAAGCCGTCCGTCGTGCGTTCCAGCACTCGCAAGCGGTCCACAACGTCCGGTGCCGAGGCGCGGGTGAGCAGGATGCAGATGCTCTCCTCGGTGCCGCGGCCAATGCGCCCGCGAAGCTGATGGAGCTGGGCCAGCCCAAACCGTTCCGCGTTCTCCACCAGCATCACCGTTGCGTTGGGCACATCGACTCCGACCTCGATCACCGTCGTCGCGACCAGGATGTCGAGTTCGCCCTCGCGGAACTTGCGCATAGTCTCTTCGCGTTCGGCGCTGTCCTTCCTTCCATGGAGCAGCCCGAGGCGCAGGCCGGCGAAGTGGCCCTCCTGGAGACGGTGGAACTCCCTCTCGGCGGCGGCTACGTCGTTGGATCCGCCATCCTCCACCAGCGGGCACACGAGGTATGCCTGCTGCCCGGCGGCCACTCGTGCGGCAACAGTCTCGTAGGCCTGCAGACGCTCCTTGCCCCAGGCCAGGACGGTGAGGACCGGCTTGCGATTCGGCGGGAGTTCATCCAACACCGACACATCGAAGTCTCCGTAGGCGGTCAGGGCCAGGGTGCGCGGGATCGGCGTCGCCGACATGACGAACACCTTGCAGCCGTCGCCCTTGCCACTCAGTTCGGCACGTTGGCGAACGCCGAACCGGTGCTGCTCATCCACGACGGCGACGGCCAGGTCTCTGAAGCGGACCGCCTCCTGAAACAGTGCGTGCGTGCCGACCACGACCTCGCCGCCGGTCACTTCGAGGTGCTCACGCAGTCGTCGCTTGCTGTCCTCCGTCATGCTCCCGGTCAGCAGGCGGCAGGGGATGCCCAGTCGCTGCAAGGGCTCACGGAGTGTCTTGTAGTGCTGCTCAGCGAGGAGTTCGGTCGGCGCCATCAGTGCACCTTGCTTCCCTGCTCGAGCCGCCGACATGAGTGCGAAGGCCGCCACCACCGTCTTGCCCGATCCCACATCGCCGTGGATAAGCCGGTTGGCGGCCGTCGGGCGCTCCAGGTCACCGGCAATCTCTGCCAGCACCCTGAGTTGTGCGCCGGTCGGGGCAAAGGGGAGAGCGGCGATGAACTCCGCCATCAGCGCGTGTCCGGGAAGCGAGGCGCTCCCGGAGTCCTGGGTGAGTGAGGTCTTGCGCCGGGCGAGAACCACCTGCAGCTCGAACAGCTCCTCGTAGGCGATGCGGGCATGAGCCGCCTTACGCAAGGTGTCGTCTGTCGGGAAGTGAACCTGACGCAGTGCCTCCGGGAGGGGCATCAGCCCTCGCGCTTCAGCGAGCGAGGCAGGCACAACACCTTCCGGCAACGGGTCGCAGGCCTCCAGGGCCTCGGCGACCAGTCCGCGCAGCCAGCCCTGTGAGACGCCCCGGGTCAGTCGGTACATGGGGACGATTCGCCCCACACTGAGCCGCTGCTCATCGCTGTCCTGGGGAGTCTGCTCCTGGGTCTCGCCCTCCTCCTCCTG
This genomic window contains:
- a CDS encoding Gfo/Idh/MocA family oxidoreductase translates to MARTWRVGIVKDTSKAMLGLHGLHTAFRGLPGVEVVAHVDSNTEDLEAKMSYTGARRHYTSLTDMLARESLDIVVLCSRHPYDHLDQIQAVAEAGCHIYCEKPITANLQEADRIVEIVERTGIRLCMAHPARYALPFRAMKAMVEAGEIGQPITVFGRGKDDHRGGGEDLIVLGTHILDLETFFFGAPEYVYAEVTVDGRAIVRGDRSQTVEPIGPAAGDDIFAYFRFPGGVRGVFESKRGLFGKTSEDVHMGVTVAGTEGALSMRFNDGGAPQSQLRISRQAGSLEYGACFEELPLTEDRVIPGAEPLDYSLCGQRDIPGARFILEGNRFAVWDLMRSIEENRDPVANVYSARLALEMIYGIYAAHLSRGMVSFPLADRTHPLGDPEEGLGEQA
- the bcp gene encoding thioredoxin-dependent thiol peroxidase, producing the protein MAEIAEGKKAPAFSLEASTGGKISLKDFKDKSHVVLYFYPKDLTSGCTKEACSFRDLRKEFEDAGAVVLGVSTDDLTSHGKFVAKHELNFPLLSDPGATVATKYGVWQEKSMYGKTYMGIVRTTFVIDKSGTVRKIYPKVKVDQHADEVLDFVRSL
- a CDS encoding aspartate kinase — translated: MKVAKFGGTSLASAEQITKVAQIVKEDPERRIIVVSAPGKRFKEDSKVTDLLIACAENQLAMGNPGPAFDAVVQRFEEIRADLDLPQAVVDGIRQDLQQRLQSDGTDRGRFMDTVKAAGEDYSAQIVAQAFVKLGIEGAHYVNPREVGLLLSDEPGNARVLPESYENLKVLRDEPGVVVFPGFFGRTRSGAVATFPRGGSDITGSILARAVGAEEYENFTDVDSVGVVDPRIVPHAKPIECLTYREMRELSYTGFSVFNDEALEPVAQVGVPVRIRNTNNPQAPGTRIVGERECSPGVVAGVAADREFCIVFVRKYLMNRERGIGRKLLEIVEEEGLSWEHAPSGIDDISVILREAEFTDLVEERVKQRIIAELNPDDVTVERGFGLVVIVGEGMRHTVGITARAAKALAGAGVNIEMINQGSSEISIVFGVMQERCDDAVRALYYEFFGD
- the recG gene encoding ATP-dependent DNA helicase RecG; amino-acid sequence: MTRPNLTIPVKPTELELKLGCEDRAVEGGYAAMIRTWAEDQIPRADPDLARRLERLAAAVVEYGRMPVPQRREVCEKVLRALELYRKRYRSGQPPDKLTADHGLGFLRGVGPRRAQTLRNLGLHTVGDLLRHYPVRYDDRRVLPLAASLEHRQSATLIVTVTELGHVVGRRGRAMAQVPATDGATDLTLVWYNQQYRAQQFEPGTVLVVSGQATLYRGQLRFIVAQTEMLSRGGEAQEEEGETQEQTPQDSDEQRLSVGRIVPMYRLTRGVSQGWLRGLVAEALEACDPLPEGVVPASLAEARGLMPLPEALRQVHFPTDDTLRKAAHARIAYEELFELQVVLARRKTSLTQDSGSASLPGHALMAEFIAALPFAPTGAQLRVLAEIAGDLERPTAANRLIHGDVGSGKTVVAAFALMSAARAGKQGALMAPTELLAEQHYKTLREPLQRLGIPCRLLTGSMTEDSKRRLREHLEVTGGEVVVGTHALFQEAVRFRDLAVAVVDEQHRFGVRQRAELSGKGDGCKVFVMSATPIPRTLALTAYGDFDVSVLDELPPNRKPVLTVLAWGKERLQAYETVAARVAAGQQAYLVCPLVEDGGSNDVAAAEREFHRLQEGHFAGLRLGLLHGRKDSAEREETMRKFREGELDILVATTVIEVGVDVPNATVMLVENAERFGLAQLHQLRGRIGRGTEESICILLTRASAPDVVDRLRVLERTTDGFEVAEEDLRRRGPGELAGTRQSGLPDLRMADLIADTPTLVQAREDAFTLLEANPSLSGDDTRALREALERLEQEETDWAI